The Gammaproteobacteria bacterium genome has a segment encoding these proteins:
- a CDS encoding S46 family peptidase, producing the protein MSLHQRLISILFCLSCSPFAGDAAFAKEGMFTPEQIPGIAGDLRDTGLKLDPAALADLTAFPMGAVISLGGCTASFVSPNGLVVTNHHCARGSVQFNSTSENNYLENGFLAASMAEELPAAPGSRVYVTLQVDDVTERVTGGLDPALAPRERFTKIEQRRKALIRECESEPGYRCQAASFFGGLQYKLIRRLEIRDVRIVYSPADAIGKYGGDIDNWRWPRHTGDFAFYRAYVGPDGNPADYSEDNVPYSPPHYLEVSASGLEDGNFVMAMGYPGSTSRYARLASVRQTFDWQYPEFVRFFSDWIATIEAAAPEGSEARIRYASRLAQLNNVLKNLQGQIDGARRNDLVGRRAQREAQLNDWIAADPHRMMLGQAIEELDALSEERTAEAKRGYWYGNALRPQLLGAAQRLYRLAHERGKPDAARESGYQERDMAMFRQRMSVIDRRYDPAVDKAEWMLFLKGYLAQPAEMRFEALDEAMGLSPGLSDGELSEKLDGYYEDTVLNDLNTRLALMDASPEELEGHADPFIRLAAALHETQMEREEAAKVRSGRANLLNPQYMLAIINWQQSQGHAAYPDANSTLRVTYGTVMGGSPADGLLYEPFTRLEGIVQKDTGEEPFNSPAAQLDLIRAGDYGDYFLDSIGSVPVNFLSDLDSTGGNSGSATLDAHGKLVGLLFDGTLESVNSDWDFDPSITRTIHVDTRYMLWVMEKVDGAQALIDEMTVVR; encoded by the coding sequence ATGTCACTGCATCAACGACTCATCTCGATCCTCTTTTGCTTGTCTTGCAGCCCGTTTGCGGGAGACGCGGCGTTCGCAAAGGAGGGCATGTTTACGCCGGAGCAGATTCCCGGGATCGCCGGGGATCTGCGCGACACGGGGCTGAAACTGGACCCGGCCGCGCTGGCCGATCTGACCGCGTTTCCGATGGGGGCGGTGATCTCGCTGGGGGGCTGCACGGCCTCGTTCGTTTCGCCGAACGGCCTGGTGGTCACCAACCATCATTGCGCGCGCGGCTCGGTGCAGTTCAATTCCACCAGCGAGAACAACTACCTCGAGAACGGCTTTCTCGCGGCCTCGATGGCCGAAGAGCTCCCGGCCGCTCCCGGGTCGCGCGTCTATGTCACGCTGCAGGTGGACGACGTCACCGAGCGAGTCACCGGGGGACTGGACCCGGCGCTGGCGCCGCGTGAGCGTTTCACGAAGATCGAGCAGCGCCGCAAGGCCCTGATCAGGGAATGCGAGTCGGAACCCGGCTACCGTTGCCAGGCCGCGTCGTTCTTCGGCGGGCTGCAGTACAAACTGATCAGGCGCCTGGAAATCCGGGACGTGCGGATTGTGTACTCTCCGGCCGACGCGATCGGCAAGTACGGCGGCGACATCGACAACTGGCGCTGGCCGCGGCATACCGGCGATTTCGCCTTTTACCGGGCGTATGTCGGGCCGGACGGCAATCCCGCGGACTACTCGGAGGACAACGTCCCGTATTCGCCGCCGCATTATCTCGAGGTGTCCGCCTCCGGCCTCGAGGACGGCAACTTCGTGATGGCCATGGGTTACCCGGGAAGCACTTCCCGTTACGCCCGCCTCGCCTCCGTCAGGCAGACCTTCGATTGGCAGTATCCCGAGTTCGTCCGCTTTTTCTCCGACTGGATAGCGACGATCGAGGCCGCCGCGCCGGAGGGAAGCGAGGCCCGCATTCGCTATGCCTCCAGGCTGGCCCAACTGAATAACGTGCTCAAGAACCTCCAGGGCCAGATCGACGGGGCGCGCCGCAACGACCTGGTCGGCCGCCGGGCGCAAAGGGAAGCGCAACTGAACGACTGGATCGCGGCCGACCCGCACCGCATGATGCTGGGCCAGGCGATCGAGGAACTGGACGCGCTTTCCGAGGAACGGACGGCGGAGGCCAAACGCGGCTATTGGTACGGCAACGCGCTGCGGCCGCAGCTTCTGGGTGCGGCGCAGCGCCTGTACCGCCTTGCGCACGAGCGTGGGAAGCCGGACGCGGCGCGCGAGAGCGGTTACCAGGAGCGCGACATGGCGATGTTCCGCCAGCGCATGAGCGTGATCGACCGCCGCTATGACCCGGCGGTGGACAAGGCCGAATGGATGCTGTTCCTCAAGGGCTATCTGGCCCAGCCCGCCGAAATGCGCTTCGAGGCGCTGGACGAAGCAATGGGCCTCTCGCCCGGATTGAGCGACGGGGAACTGTCGGAAAAGCTCGACGGTTACTACGAAGATACGGTCCTGAACGACCTGAATACGCGTCTGGCGCTCATGGACGCGTCGCCCGAAGAGCTTGAGGGCCATGCAGATCCCTTCATTCGCCTGGCGGCGGCGCTGCACGAAACGCAAATGGAGCGGGAAGAGGCCGCCAAGGTCCGCAGCGGACGCGCCAACCTGCTCAACCCGCAGTACATGCTCGCGATCATCAACTGGCAGCAGTCTCAGGGCCATGCCGCCTACCCGGACGCGAACTCCACGCTGCGAGTGACTTACGGCACGGTAATGGGCGGTTCGCCCGCGGACGGACTCCTGTACGAGCCGTTCACGCGCCTAGAAGGCATCGTGCAGAAGGACACAGGCGAGGAACCGTTCAACTCGCCGGCCGCACAACTCGACCTGATCCGCGCGGGCGACTACGGCGACTATTTCCTGGACTCCATCGGTTCCGTGCCGGTCAATTTCCTGTCCGACCTCGACTCGACCGGCGGCAACTCAGGCTCGGCGACGCTGGACGCCCACGGCAAGCTGGTGGGGCTGCTGTTCGACGGCACGCTGGAGAGCGTGAACTCGGACTGGGACTTCGACCCGAGCATCACGCGCACGATCCACGTGGATACGCGCTACATGCTCTGGGTCATGGAAAAAGTCGACGGCGCCCAAGCGCTGATCGACGAAATGACCGTCGTTCGCTAG
- a CDS encoding ABC transporter permease yields the protein MPRREQRLSTGKGQEKRRGPAASNLLPRIGRISIAMFLALRDLVFAKGRFLLMAVVIVMMALMMVLLTGLSSGLVDRNISGIRALPITHLAFEYDDKPTWSNSMVERAMWDGWADRPGVTTSTQLGNTMFNARTSKGEPITLALWGMEPGSFIDPGADAGQPIGGDPYGVVVSRMLVAENNVEIGDTIVLDRVLTELKVVGLLDAHNNIAHTPIVYAPFSLWAEASYGPPGGPPEGESLPDILYDFATVVALQLEETTEIAPIDEELFTVALDKPMSFVASTGYKAERDSVRINQGFLLVIATLIIGAFFSIWTIQRTQEIGLIKALGASTGYLVRDALGQVSLLLAVAVTCGVGIGYGLGDLIVERTDIPYVIDIRAMLISGALVIGGGLVGAVLAVRRIARIDPIIALGQLR from the coding sequence ATGCCCCGGCGCGAACAGCGCCTCTCAACAGGGAAAGGGCAGGAGAAAAGGCGAGGGCCGGCAGCAAGCAATTTGCTCCCGCGCATCGGTAGAATCAGCATCGCCATGTTTCTCGCGCTCCGGGATCTCGTCTTCGCCAAGGGCCGGTTTCTGCTCATGGCCGTGGTCATCGTCATGATGGCCCTGATGATGGTGCTGCTGACGGGTCTCTCAAGCGGTCTGGTAGACCGCAACATTTCCGGCATCCGCGCCCTGCCCATCACCCACCTCGCGTTCGAATACGACGACAAGCCCACCTGGTCCAACAGCATGGTCGAACGGGCCATGTGGGACGGCTGGGCGGACCGGCCCGGAGTAACGACTTCCACTCAGCTGGGCAACACGATGTTCAACGCCCGGACCTCCAAGGGCGAACCGATCACGCTGGCGCTCTGGGGCATGGAGCCGGGATCCTTCATCGATCCCGGCGCGGACGCCGGCCAACCCATCGGCGGCGACCCCTATGGCGTGGTGGTCAGCCGGATGCTGGTTGCGGAAAACAACGTGGAGATCGGGGATACCATCGTTCTGGACCGGGTGCTGACCGAACTCAAGGTGGTCGGTCTGCTCGACGCCCACAACAACATCGCCCACACGCCCATCGTCTATGCGCCGTTTAGCCTGTGGGCCGAAGCGTCCTACGGTCCGCCGGGAGGGCCGCCGGAAGGCGAATCGCTGCCCGACATCCTCTACGACTTCGCCACCGTGGTGGCTCTGCAGCTCGAGGAAACAACGGAGATCGCTCCCATCGACGAGGAGCTGTTCACGGTCGCGCTCGACAAGCCCATGTCGTTCGTGGCGTCCACCGGCTACAAGGCCGAGCGGGATTCGGTGCGCATCAACCAGGGTTTCCTGCTGGTCATCGCGACGCTGATCATCGGCGCGTTCTTTTCGATCTGGACCATACAGCGCACCCAGGAGATCGGCCTGATCAAGGCGCTGGGCGCGTCCACGGGATATCTCGTTCGCGACGCCCTGGGGCAGGTGTCCCTGCTGCTGGCCGTTGCCGTGACCTGCGGCGTGGGGATCGGATACGGCCTTGGCGACCTGATCGTCGAACGCACCGACATCCCCTACGTCATCGATATCCGCGCCATGCTGATATCCGGCGCGCTGGTCATCGGCGGCGGCCTGGTGGGGGCGGTCCTGGCGGTGCGCAGGATTGCCCGAATCGATCCGATCATTGCGCTGGGGCAGTTGCGATGA
- a CDS encoding ABC transporter ATP-binding protein, which produces MTLAVDSVSLVLGDGDQQVTALNNVSLTVEAGDLCAVMGPSGAGKSSLLAVCGGLLPPTSGHIVIEGKDLTALGEGDRARLRRERIGFIFQQSNLVAALTAMDQLLLMAHINGRNPDGGHRERAARLLEEVGLAHRASHRPDQMSGGERQRVGIARALMTEPSLLLVDEPTSMLDHSRGGEVVELLARQTREHGVATLMVTHDRAMLPWADQVAEIEDGFLSPPTSPHLNGGPPDET; this is translated from the coding sequence ATGACGCTCGCAGTCGATTCCGTATCCCTGGTCCTCGGCGACGGCGACCAGCAGGTCACCGCCCTGAACAACGTCTCGCTGACCGTGGAGGCGGGCGATCTGTGCGCCGTGATGGGACCGTCCGGAGCCGGGAAATCGAGCTTGCTGGCGGTCTGCGGCGGCCTGCTGCCGCCCACCTCCGGGCACATCGTCATCGAAGGCAAGGACCTGACCGCGCTGGGGGAAGGCGACCGGGCGCGATTGCGGCGCGAGCGAATCGGATTCATTTTCCAGCAGTCCAACCTGGTCGCCGCGTTGACCGCCATGGACCAGCTTCTGCTGATGGCTCACATCAACGGCCGCAATCCGGACGGGGGCCACAGGGAACGGGCGGCAAGGCTCCTGGAAGAAGTGGGTCTCGCCCACCGCGCCTCGCACCGTCCCGACCAGATGTCCGGCGGCGAACGCCAGCGGGTCGGGATAGCGCGGGCGCTGATGACCGAACCGTCGCTGTTGCTGGTGGACGAACCGACTTCCATGCTGGACCACAGCCGCGGCGGGGAAGTGGTCGAATTGCTGGCCAGACAGACCAGAGAGCATGGCGTCGCCACGCTCATGGTCACGCATGATCGGGCGATGCTGCCCTGGGCCGACCAGGTGGCGGAAATCGAGGACGGTTTCCTGAGCCCGCCGACATCTCCGCACCTCAACGGAGGACCTCCAGATGAGACCTAG
- a CDS encoding phenylacetate--CoA ligase, with product MRREYPLGDDFITRFAGMGRDELRAIQEGRFRRCLERAWATPFYRRLWGEAGLEPGDVQSLEDLERLPVFSKSDLMNSVEANPPFGDYHAHRDDGPRAGPAGLVMQTTSGTTGAPQPIFFGPRSRELQALMVARAWLLQGLKDGDVVHSSYAHGMVNAGHFVREAALHYTRALMLSAGAGNETPSVSQVANMARFGATVLVGFADYLRKLADTARSRGLEPGRDIRVRMISTHLGLMPRDELAQAWAAETVYDWYGVGDTGLIATEGPDLDGMHVMEDAHFLEILDPDSQRPAADGEAGELVCTCLYKDDAYPIIRFNTRDMSARLAGNNALGLPFERIAGFLGRSDNMVKFKGINFYPEAAAAVLVDLEEYAGDYLCVREGEQLHIEIEADDPRLPGLADRFGALIRERLGVRVPVTLRERGALGELTGSESRQKPRRLVTR from the coding sequence CTGAGGCGCGAATACCCGCTGGGAGACGACTTCATCACGCGCTTCGCGGGCATGGGCCGCGACGAGTTGCGCGCTATCCAGGAAGGACGCTTCCGGCGCTGCCTGGAGCGCGCCTGGGCCACTCCGTTTTACCGCAGGCTGTGGGGAGAAGCGGGGCTGGAGCCGGGCGACGTGCAGAGCCTGGAGGACCTGGAAAGGCTGCCGGTCTTCTCCAAGTCCGATCTCATGAACAGCGTCGAGGCGAACCCGCCCTTCGGCGACTACCACGCCCATCGCGACGACGGTCCGCGGGCCGGCCCGGCAGGGCTGGTCATGCAGACAACGAGCGGCACGACCGGCGCGCCGCAGCCGATCTTCTTCGGACCGCGGAGCCGCGAACTGCAGGCGCTCATGGTGGCGCGCGCCTGGCTGCTGCAGGGGCTGAAGGACGGCGATGTCGTGCACTCGAGTTACGCGCACGGGATGGTGAACGCCGGGCACTTCGTGCGCGAGGCCGCGTTGCACTACACCCGGGCGCTGATGCTGTCGGCCGGCGCCGGCAACGAGACGCCCTCGGTCAGCCAGGTGGCGAACATGGCGCGCTTCGGCGCCACCGTGCTGGTGGGCTTTGCCGACTACCTTCGCAAGCTGGCGGATACCGCGCGCAGCCGGGGGCTGGAGCCGGGACGCGACATTCGGGTGCGAATGATTTCCACTCACCTGGGGCTGATGCCGCGCGATGAACTGGCCCAAGCCTGGGCGGCGGAAACGGTCTACGACTGGTACGGCGTGGGCGACACCGGGCTGATCGCCACCGAAGGCCCCGATCTCGATGGCATGCACGTCATGGAGGACGCCCACTTCCTCGAAATCCTCGACCCCGACAGCCAGCGCCCGGCGGCCGACGGCGAGGCCGGCGAACTGGTCTGCACCTGCCTGTACAAGGACGACGCCTATCCCATCATCCGCTTCAACACGCGGGACATGAGCGCGCGGCTGGCCGGGAACAACGCGCTGGGGTTGCCGTTCGAGCGGATCGCGGGTTTCCTGGGTCGCAGCGACAACATGGTGAAGTTCAAGGGCATCAATTTCTACCCCGAGGCGGCCGCCGCCGTGCTGGTCGATCTGGAGGAATACGCCGGCGACTACCTCTGCGTGCGCGAGGGCGAACAGCTCCACATCGAGATTGAAGCCGACGATCCGCGGCTGCCGGGCCTGGCGGATCGCTTCGGCGCGCTGATTCGTGAACGGCTGGGCGTCCGGGTGCCGGTAACGCTGCGCGAGCGGGGAGCGCTTGGGGAGCTCACCGGCTCCGAATCCCGCCAGAAACCCCGCCGCCTCGTTACCCGCTGA